AATAAGAGATAAATAATACTCAAGATCTAACTCCACCGAGATCGTGGATCAGAGAATGGGAATGAGGCTGCAGTATAAGGtgtgcaacatattttttttctgttttcaatTGTGTTAATTTTGTTGTAAGATTTTGGAATTTGTGGTGTATTTCACCCATAAGTGTCAGTAAGGAAAACTTTTATTACTTCGCTACTCTGTATATAATGTTTTACAAACTGCAAAATGTCAGTGTTTACCTTCTCTGAGCCATTGTCGTGGTTCAGAAAGTGCGCCGTGGTAGCAAATCGGGTACAACGGGTTGTCGTGCTCATGGATGTCAACAATGTGGTTAACTGCTGACACCCACTTCGCAAGACATAGGTCCCCATCATCCCCGCTTGTACGCGGACACCAATATGCATGTCTCGTCAAGCTATCAATCCAGAGCTGCACAACTTGGTGTTTCGTTGAGCGACTGAGAGCCAAGAGCTTTTTCTTGACTCCTGTTGGATGTTATCACGTGTGACATAAAACTCCCTCCAGAAAATTACACCACTCACCTTTGACAACATGCCACACATCAAATCTGTGCTTTATGTGTGGGCACAGTCGCCTTAGCATAGCTTTGATGCCAGAATGGCGGTCAGTGACCAAGGTGTCCACAGTCATGTCATGTACCTCGAGAAAGGCGAGGCATTTCTGTAGACCATAGGCTTCCATTGCATTGCTGCTGCTGACCTCAGTAGACTGcataggaggaaaggtcagggTGAGACATTGTATGTGAGGCACTGCAACGAATTGCCATACTATTAATGAGATACTTTTGTGAGTAATGCGGCAAGTAATTTATTAATTTTTCCAAGCAATTTGTGAGTAATTTCATTACGAGTGAATACTCTGTAATAGATAGTAATTAATCGTTTTGACTAAGCTTGATTTATAGACAGTCTTTCCTGTCGTCCATGCTATTGCACTACAATAAGTGATGATCACTGAATGTAGCATTTCATATGTGCATTCTAAGTTTTGCCTGGGGGCACTTTAGTCTCGTCCTACTAGAGCCTGCTGTATCCACACTTCACATTAGAATATTAGGCAAAAGCGAGCCACTTTTGAATTCCCAAATTAGAATGTAACATGACCAAGCTCTTCTATTGTAGGTGCTTTTTTATCCATGATAACTTTTGTCACAAAACTTTTCTGGTGTCCACAAAACAACTTGAGGTACCTTAACCAACTCGAAGTGCACGATACGGTTGGCTGCAGTCTCCAGAAGCGTGTAGGTGCCATACAATGCAGTGTGGCCGGGTGAGTCGCCATCCCCGGCAAGGGTCAGGGGCAGTGGCCGAAGCTGGTCAAGGATCTCTGCTTGTCTCATGAGGTAGACCTAAAAACATTTTCGGATGAGTGCAAATTGAGGAACCCTGGGTACACATGGTAGATGACCCATGATTGTCAGAGAAATAGTGGTAAAGCCAAAACCGTACTAGACTGCCTGCCCAGACATTTGCAATTGATTGAAGCACCTCCAAAGGAGGTTCTTACTATACGATCATAGCACAATCACAGAAAAATAGTTGTTCTTTCTACTTTTTACTTTGACTATTTTCTGAGGGAACTCAAGGCACAGTCAATAATCTAAGCAGCAGGAAAATCAGGGCCATACACTCAACGCAAACATATCACGTGCCCCTTTTATCCCACTCTGTGTGGCATGTCACAGCAAAGTCATACGTCACGTCACAGGACTCACATCATTCACAGCAGGAAAGAGGTGCTCCTTCTGCGTTCGAAAGTACTGAGACATTGTAAGTGTTGCCATCTTCATAAGCTCAAATATCCTAAACGCTTTTGAGATGTTCACAGCTGAGAAGAGGATTGCAGAGCAGACCAGGACGTTCCCCAGTGGTCGGCCCCCCAGCCAAGGTTGGCTGTGCCAAGACCGTTCCCTCCCACACTTGCAACGCATGACAGCTTTCAAGCATGTCCCCCTTGTTGTGGTGTTGATGTCAACATCATCGGTCCCACAATAGAGGCACTGGGTTAGTAGCTCTTTCAAACTGGATTCTGCCACCAGGAAAAATCGCTCATCTGGATTTGGTCTGGAAAGCCAACCAAATTTTTTAATTCTTAGATTATTATGCTACCAGCGTCTTGAACAAGCTTTGAGAAATATTTCAAAATATTTCACCTACGTTTGATGCCCACGAGATTTTGAAAGCCCTCGTGGTTGCAACATCTTGTCTCCTTCActgcaagaaaagaaaacaaattctCAAAGTTTCTATTTACCTCATGATCTCAAGCTTACTCTTCAGTGTCTGAGCTTTCTGTGGTTTCAGACAACTGGAATGTCACATCCTTTGGGTCGGGTGGGCTTACGCACAAGTGAAACAGATTAATTTGCCTTCATCACAAGCACTTTTCATCTCTGCTGAGACAATGCCACAGTGTCATTTTTATGTACACCAATCCAAACAAAGTTCCCAGAAATAACAACAAAGCTGAATACAtgttgaaaaagaaaatactgCCCATACCATGTGGACACATCCGTCGTGTCTAAGTCCACAGGCACTGGAGTAGAGGTACGGCCACCAGGCGGTGACGTCGAAAGGCTAGCATGCTCCAGTGGGACAACACAAAGCTGTGCTGCGTCATCATGTGGCAGCAAAGCCTCTGCTAAAGAAACAGCTGCGCCTTTGTCTCCACTGGTTTCTGGACACTCTGCTGCAACTTGTGAGGATGTAAAGGAGAGTGCACCAGTGGGTGGGAAGGTTATAGCTGTGTGAGTTCCCCTGCTTGGCATGAGGATGCCTGTTTGAGTGGCTGCATACACACAAGTGAAAAACATACATGGTTAAAAAAGGATGAAACGAATGCACGTTGAGCTCATGTTTCTCACAAAGTTCTTTGAAAGCTTACACAGCAGTTAATTTGGTTCAATGTCACTACTGCTTCTTTATAATAAGTGCAACAGTGTTTTGGCTTATAACTTCATatactcatgaaggaattctcCACCTGTTAGGCAATATGAAGGAAGCAACCAAAGTATTCATTACGTATAGTTACATTGCATAAGAAACGCAAACATATTTGTGAAGCACAATACATTTTGAAGCATAATTACCAAGTGTTGCAGTGGGAACAGCCGTCTGTGTTTTCTTATTTGCCGTCTTTCCACCCTTCAAGCGTTGTTTCTGTGGCACCAAAGTGTACAAAAAGCCATATTGGCTGACAGTCTGGTATGGAACCAAAGGCTGAAGGGGCAGCTCATCCAGGACGAAAACTTAAAAAATTAAGCAAACacacagtatatatatattgtcagTATATGTATTGTAGTATATATTGTATAGTATGAATATTGTCATCATGGGTACATTATTGATTACTGTATTTTCTTGAGACAAGCTGCATAGCTGTAGGCTCAGCTACACttagtgctggacaaaagtttcaGGTGTGGCACATTTTTTCATCGGACTGAGTGCAAAACGTGACTTGCTAGATGGGTGGTGGACTATTTGCATCCACCTTTCAAAATATGTGTACCCTATATTGTAAAATGCTAGAGTGTCACCCTCAGGCAAAACTCTGCCACCACCATGTCTGTTTTTACAGTTCTTTTTTGGTACATAATTTACAGTCTTATTGTTTGAGCTGTGATAGGTGAACTGGAAAGCATACCATCCTCTGATGATGTGGCTGTCATGTGCTGCAGAACTGAACTCCCACTTGCACCACTTGTAGAGGCTGATACTCCTGCAGACGCTGCCGGTTTCACAACATGAACATTCAGTGTAAATCAGAATTCACATTTCATTAACCGTACAACACGGACTTCCCTAATGGAAGTTTCTTGTACTCACCACCTGAAGCAGATTCCATCAAGCCGCTTCTCTCCACCTGTGACAGAAATTGAGCACCTGATGTGGGACATGATGCATAAAATTGTAATGCCTAATTGTTATTCTGCTGGAAAGCTGCCTCCTTTGCTCTCACTAGCTCACAAAAGTGACGTTGCTAGTTCACAAAAATGCTGGGTTACATGAGCAAAGAAAGACACAGGAGAAACAGTGAATCTGAATAATGCAAGTTATAGAGGGATGTCGCAAAAAAAAATACGTAGGGTGCTGGTGGGGGCTAGGAGTGTCTGGTACATCACTGCCGGTCGCGGTGTTTCATGTGTACTCTTTCTGGCGCGCATTTGCAGAAACAAATGGCTGAAATCGGCGGATAGAGCGTGAAAAAATGTACTTCCATACGTACTTTTTGTTATATACGCCGAACAGCACAACCGACATCTGGTAGGATATACTCTCCCCTTTATTGTACGTGATTACACTCCGAGTGTAGTGTGTTTACATTGAGTCACCTAGATCCCGATCGCCTACATGGAGGCACTTCGTGAGCTATTATATCACTACACCACACTTTTGTAGGGCTTCATTCGAAATGAATCGAAAAAAAATGCTTACCTGCTCATCCGGCACGTCGGTGGTTTCCATTTGCTCATCGAACATTGTGGGCACAGCATCGGGCTTTAGTCTCTTTCGTTTGGCTGACAGTCCCATACGGAATTGCAATAAGTCCAATTCCACGTACGCCTCGTCGGCAAAATGCGAGGAACAAACGTGCCGAACATGCAGTTCCTCTGCCACGACAGGAAGACTGCCGGCGATTGCTGcttcccactttcgtttcgtgtCTCTGTCCTTGGCCCCGTGAAATGTCAATTCTGGGTTCGCACCAGACGATTTTTTACAGCCAGGAACATTACAACGTGTTCCCGAACTCGAAGACATGTTGCAATTTCACCACTGAGCGAAACTCACAGCACTTTCGAGGAAATTGGTTGTTTCATACACAGAGACATGCACGACGCCATATGTACAAAGCAGACGATATCCCCGAGAGAAAATGGGGGAGCGGCGCCGGCGGTGCGTCGACCTCGCATTGGTCCTGTTGAAGCCTTCGtcacaatgacgtcatccgaTGTTTCGCTGATCgaaaaaactcgtttatttattaCAGGAACATTTTCTAGCCAAGATAATTGATGAAATGAATTGTCGAATGATGCCAACCATTCTCGTAACCATTTCCTACACATgtctccggatgcgatagtccctttaacagaCAGCCTGCATGACAGGAAGTTATGTGAGtaatgttgttgggtatacttgACTCCTTATAGATGTAGGAGAGGAAGTGTGGTGCACGAGAGAAGAGGACGAAGGGAGTGACTTGGATCCGACTTGGCCTTAGTCcccatcattactgcacagacataaacaAACATCTCACGTCGTGGCCAATcctttgtcctggccaatctcccttagtggctcacggc
This Ornithodoros turicata isolate Travis unplaced genomic scaffold, ASM3712646v1 Chromosome23, whole genome shotgun sequence DNA region includes the following protein-coding sequences:
- the LOC135373305 gene encoding uncharacterized protein LOC135373305, which translates into the protein MFFTCVYAATQTGILMPSRGTHTAITFPPTGALSFTSSQVAAECPETSGDKGAAVSLAEALLPHDDAAQLCVVPLEHASLSTSPPGGRTSTPVPVDLDTTDVSTCPPDPKDVTFQLSETTESSDTEDEGDKMLQPRGLSKSRGHQTPNPDERFFLVAESSLKELLTQCLYCGTDDVDINTTTRGTCLKAVMRCKCGRERSWHSQPWLGGRPLGNVLVCSAILFSAVNISKAFRIFELMKMATLTMSQYFRTQKEHLFPAVNDVYLMRQAEILDQLRPLPLTLAGDGDSPGHTALYGTYTLLETAANRIVHFELVKSTEVSSSNAMEAYGLQKCLAFLEVHDMTVDTLVTDRHSGIKAMLRRLCPHIKHRFDVWHVVKGVKKKLLALSRSTKHQVVQLWIDSLTRHAYWCPRTSGDDGDLCLAKWVSAVNHIVDIHEHDNPLYPICYHGALSEPRQWLREDTETYRRVQDILLSPALLKDIPFLSSQEQTYGLEAFHSVLIQFLPKSYAFSDEGMVARTQVAIIHFNENADRVQLEREGAKQYRLKALKVKKTWVAVPLKESASYGYASALIAEVLTRIQEHRRESGAVATLPTRSSTYGERPSLTEAVVKHQARFQK